A window of the Parabacteroides merdae ATCC 43184 genome harbors these coding sequences:
- a CDS encoding GNAT family N-acetyltransferase, with protein sequence MFSIEKATLADCPLIQTLASNIWEPTYGSILSREQLDYMFEMMYSNESLQKQMSELHHQFFIIYADGVPSGYLSIETVEKDLYEFQKIYSLPSLHGSGIGRFIIEQGIAYLKTIHPSPFTIELNVNRHNPAVGFYKHMGFHEHATRDFHIGNGYYMNDYIMRMEVKE encoded by the coding sequence ATGTTTTCCATCGAAAAAGCAACCCTTGCCGATTGTCCCCTTATCCAGACTCTGGCATCCAATATCTGGGAACCGACCTATGGTTCCATCCTCTCCCGCGAACAACTCGACTATATGTTCGAGATGATGTACAGCAATGAAAGCCTTCAAAAGCAAATGAGCGAACTTCATCACCAGTTCTTCATCATCTATGCCGACGGTGTCCCTTCCGGCTACTTGTCTATCGAGACCGTAGAAAAGGATTTATATGAATTCCAAAAAATATACTCTTTGCCTTCCCTACACGGTTCGGGAATCGGGCGTTTCATTATCGAACAGGGAATAGCCTACCTGAAAACGATCCATCCGAGCCCCTTTACGATAGAACTGAACGTAAACCGCCACAACCCAGCCGTAGGTTTCTATAAACATATGGGATTTCACGAACATGCAACCCGTGATTTCCATATCGGGAACGGCTATTACATGAACGATTACATAATGAGAATGGAGGTAAAGGAATGA
- a CDS encoding DUF2764 domain-containing protein, with translation MGKYYCLIAGLPNIALDDSKLTYSISQFRQELDGILTKADKKLIDLFFLKFDNKNLIAHAKQPDRDPDPRGRITYDEFDALYKALKEEEKPPKNDRIPPYFKEFFKLYLEAQGKENKQEIPWEDRLAALYYAYAMKNANKFVSDWFCLNLNINNMLTAITCRKHGFDKAGYIVGDNEVAQALRTSNARDFGLGDTVDYLPDLWRIAEETDLMVREKKVDLLKWEWLEEHTFFKPFDIESVFAYLLKLEMIERWVMLDKATGEKTFREIVGAMKKGSEHALEEFGKLKMKN, from the coding sequence ATGGGTAAATATTATTGCTTAATCGCAGGACTCCCCAATATTGCGCTCGATGATAGTAAATTGACCTATTCCATCAGTCAATTCAGACAGGAATTGGACGGTATACTGACGAAGGCCGATAAGAAGTTGATCGATCTGTTCTTTCTCAAATTCGACAATAAGAACCTGATTGCTCATGCCAAACAACCGGATCGTGATCCGGACCCACGGGGACGTATAACGTATGATGAGTTTGATGCTCTTTACAAAGCGTTGAAGGAAGAAGAAAAGCCACCCAAGAATGACCGGATACCTCCTTATTTCAAAGAGTTTTTCAAGCTTTATCTTGAAGCACAAGGCAAAGAAAACAAACAGGAAATTCCCTGGGAAGACCGTCTGGCAGCCCTCTATTATGCGTATGCCATGAAAAATGCGAATAAGTTCGTCAGCGATTGGTTCTGCTTAAATTTGAATATCAACAATATGTTGACCGCTATTACCTGCCGTAAACATGGTTTCGATAAAGCCGGGTATATCGTCGGAGATAATGAAGTAGCCCAGGCGCTTCGTACATCCAATGCCCGTGATTTCGGGTTGGGAGACACGGTGGATTATTTGCCTGATCTCTGGCGTATTGCTGAGGAAACGGATTTGATGGTTCGCGAGAAGAAAGTGGACCTTTTGAAGTGGGAATGGCTCGAAGAACATACATTCTTTAAGCCTTTCGATATAGAGAGTGTATTTGCTTATCTGCTGAAGTTGGAAATGATCGAACGCTGGGTGATGCTGGATAAGGCGACCGGTGAAAAGACTTTCCGTGAGATCGTCGGAGCGATGAAGAAAGGCAGCGAGCATGCCCTGGAAGAATTTGGAAAATTAAAAATGAAGAATTAA
- a CDS encoding S9 family peptidase translates to MKKQLLLVMLCAGMFCGTEAKGQEAERLSGYVQAERFTKEKLNTMLFSTSVDPHWFRKGSSFWYEYKTGNGKVWYVVDPVAKTKRPLFDLDDIAAQITEIVKDPFTAQQLPIQKLEAGEDGRTFTFQITSSQEAKKDSTDKDKGPKKEIFFFSYDYPTRKLTWLKEKKKETEYPDWASFSPDGKTVVYAKDLNLYRMSREDYEKLKKDDKDSTVTDIQLTTFGVKDFGFGQPYSLLNTDTLCNGKRKGVWGIVWSPDSRYFAVTVEDERAVKDLWVINSMASPRPTLETYKYQMPGEKEAPVQHLFLFDMNDNSYKEIRTSAFKDQTLRLARKPWRQKDRDRKEVASVWLGDNNRFFVTRSSRDLHRIDICSYTVGQDSICPIIEERMNTYQEVRPLAAVGDGKELIQWSERDGWAHLYLYDGEGNLKNRITRGPWHVDQIVKVDEAKRVVYFLANGKEKDENPYYEHLYRVGLDGSGLQQVTPGDYFHTVSMDDNAAFVVNNYSRVNTIPRTDLMDSNGRKLMTLEESDFSGLLAAGYQFPEPFKVKAADGVTDLYGVMYKPFNFDSTALYPIIDYVYPGPQVEATVYPFSRMSVRTDRLAQAGFIVITVGNRGGHPSRSKWYHNFGYGNLRDYGLADQKAAIEQLANRYSFIDINRVGIHGHSGGGFMSTAAILQYPDFFKAAVSCAGNHDNRIYNRWWSETHHGVKEVVSEKGDTTFVYNIKTNEEIASRLKGHLMLVHGDIDNNVHPGNTLRVADALIRAGKRFDMLLLPQQRHGFGDMDEYFYWRMVDYFSRHLLGEQETSVDIPKR, encoded by the coding sequence ATGAAAAAACAACTACTATTAGTGATGCTTTGTGCCGGGATGTTCTGTGGCACGGAAGCGAAAGGGCAGGAAGCGGAGCGGCTATCCGGATACGTCCAGGCCGAACGTTTCACGAAGGAGAAGCTGAACACGATGCTTTTCTCCACATCTGTCGATCCGCACTGGTTCCGGAAGGGCAGTAGTTTCTGGTATGAATATAAGACCGGCAACGGCAAAGTCTGGTATGTCGTCGATCCAGTGGCGAAGACGAAACGTCCGCTTTTTGACCTCGACGATATTGCCGCACAGATAACCGAGATCGTCAAAGACCCGTTCACCGCCCAGCAACTACCCATCCAGAAGCTCGAAGCTGGAGAGGACGGTCGCACTTTTACTTTCCAGATCACCTCTTCGCAAGAGGCTAAAAAAGACAGTACCGACAAAGACAAAGGTCCGAAGAAAGAGATATTCTTTTTCTCCTACGACTATCCCACGCGTAAGCTGACTTGGCTCAAAGAAAAGAAGAAAGAAACGGAATATCCCGACTGGGCCTCTTTCTCGCCCGACGGCAAAACAGTCGTGTATGCAAAAGACCTGAACCTCTATCGGATGTCCCGCGAGGATTACGAGAAGTTGAAGAAAGACGATAAGGATAGTACGGTTACGGATATACAACTCACTACTTTCGGTGTGAAAGACTTTGGTTTCGGCCAGCCCTATAGCTTGCTGAACACCGACACGCTTTGCAACGGCAAGCGGAAAGGTGTTTGGGGGATTGTCTGGTCACCCGATTCCCGTTATTTTGCCGTGACGGTTGAAGACGAGCGTGCCGTGAAAGACTTGTGGGTAATCAACTCTATGGCTTCGCCTCGTCCGACGCTGGAAACCTATAAATACCAGATGCCCGGTGAGAAAGAAGCGCCTGTCCAGCATCTGTTCTTGTTCGACATGAACGACAACAGCTATAAGGAAATCCGCACATCTGCATTCAAAGATCAGACATTGCGCTTGGCACGTAAGCCGTGGAGGCAGAAAGACCGTGATCGGAAAGAGGTGGCGAGTGTCTGGCTGGGCGACAATAACCGTTTCTTCGTTACTCGTTCGAGCCGCGACCTGCACCGTATCGACATCTGTTCGTATACGGTCGGACAGGATTCGATCTGTCCGATTATCGAGGAACGTATGAATACTTATCAGGAAGTCCGCCCGTTGGCAGCCGTAGGTGATGGCAAGGAGTTGATCCAGTGGAGCGAACGTGACGGCTGGGCGCACCTGTACCTCTATGACGGAGAAGGTAACCTGAAGAACCGCATCACACGCGGCCCCTGGCATGTAGACCAGATCGTGAAAGTGGACGAAGCCAAACGTGTCGTTTACTTCCTGGCTAACGGGAAAGAGAAAGATGAGAATCCCTACTACGAACACCTGTATCGTGTGGGCCTCGATGGAAGTGGTTTGCAGCAAGTCACTCCGGGCGACTATTTCCACACAGTCAGCATGGATGACAATGCGGCCTTTGTGGTCAATAATTATTCGCGTGTGAACACTATCCCGCGTACGGATTTGATGGATAGTAACGGCCGCAAGCTGATGACGCTTGAAGAGAGCGACTTCTCTGGGTTGCTGGCTGCCGGTTACCAGTTTCCCGAACCTTTCAAGGTGAAAGCTGCGGATGGCGTGACTGACCTCTATGGTGTGATGTATAAACCGTTTAATTTTGATTCGACGGCCCTGTATCCGATCATCGATTATGTATATCCGGGCCCGCAAGTCGAAGCAACCGTTTATCCGTTCAGCCGTATGAGTGTGCGCACGGATCGTCTGGCACAGGCCGGCTTTATCGTGATCACGGTCGGAAACCGGGGCGGACATCCGAGCCGTTCGAAATGGTATCATAACTTCGGCTATGGCAACTTGCGTGATTATGGGTTGGCGGATCAGAAAGCGGCTATCGAGCAACTGGCCAACCGCTATTCATTCATCGACATCAACCGTGTCGGTATCCACGGCCATTCGGGTGGAGGTTTCATGTCTACGGCTGCTATACTGCAATATCCCGACTTCTTCAAGGCAGCCGTCTCGTGTGCCGGAAACCATGATAACCGTATCTATAACCGTTGGTGGAGCGAGACGCATCATGGCGTGAAGGAAGTGGTCAGCGAAAAGGGTGATACGACTTTCGTCTACAACATCAAGACGAACGAAGAGATCGCAAGTCGGCTGAAAGGTCATTTGATGCTCGTACATGGTGACATCGACAACAATGTCCATCCGGGCAATACGCTACGTGTGGCAGATGCCCTGATCCGTGCCGGAAAGCGTTTTGACATGTTGCTCCTTCCGCAGCAACGCCACGGTTTTGGCGATATGGACGAATATTTCTACTGGCGTATGGTCGACTATTTCTCCCGCCACTTATTGGGTGAACAGGAAACATCGGTAGATATCCCGAAACGATAA
- a CDS encoding V-type ATP synthase subunit I, whose amino-acid sequence MIVKMSKYAFMVYHREYDAFLTTLRELGVVHVKETNSVLDNAELQALLAERKQVSTAIRYCKNLNSQTKEVTVAPARGLTKAEGLKLVGKLEEMQEKQAQLQAAKVSLEKDIAYMDIWGEFSYANIRRLKKAGFDVTFFSCPTSKYEPKWGEEYNAFLVNNFQSVTYFVTVTKTGTPIDIDAERPKMPDRGLAKLHLAMEQLLDNIKVLNNQLKEYAAEQYNTLVELEKNIQNEFNLSNTLVQTDREAGDKLMLLEGFVPTEEAPAMEVALEKEGYYFQELDIQDGDRVPIKLKNNKFNRLYEPITKMFSLPNYTEFDPTPLFAPFFMLFFGLCFGDGGYGLLVLLACSFFKRKVNPDFKPYLTLFQYLGLAAIIVGTCTGSFFGIALADVPALSKVKDYFVSSDNLMTFSIVIGLVQIIFGKTVAAFKMKAQKGVKYSIAPFAWVFVITALALAFGLPMLNLQLPETVKTVFIGIAVIGLVVAYLYNSPGKNIFLNFGTGLWNTYNMASGLLGDTLSYIRLFAIGLTGAILGGVFNQLAVDMTEGMNIVLRAVCMLLILLVGHAINIGLCTISSLVHPLRLIFVEYYKNAEFEGGGKEYRPFKKA is encoded by the coding sequence ATGATAGTAAAGATGAGCAAGTATGCCTTTATGGTATATCATAGAGAATATGATGCATTCCTCACGACTCTCCGCGAATTGGGTGTTGTGCATGTGAAGGAAACGAATTCTGTTCTGGATAATGCGGAACTACAGGCTTTGCTGGCCGAACGGAAACAGGTAAGTACAGCGATCCGCTATTGCAAGAACTTGAATTCCCAGACGAAAGAGGTGACTGTTGCTCCGGCACGCGGACTGACAAAAGCCGAAGGATTGAAGTTGGTAGGCAAGCTGGAAGAAATGCAAGAAAAGCAGGCCCAGTTACAGGCAGCGAAAGTTTCGCTGGAAAAGGATATCGCTTATATGGATATCTGGGGAGAGTTCAGCTATGCAAATATCAGGCGGTTGAAAAAGGCTGGCTTCGACGTGACGTTTTTTAGTTGCCCGACTTCCAAATACGAACCTAAATGGGGAGAAGAGTACAATGCTTTTCTTGTCAATAATTTCCAGTCGGTTACCTATTTCGTGACGGTCACCAAGACGGGAACGCCAATCGATATCGATGCTGAACGTCCGAAAATGCCCGACCGGGGATTGGCAAAACTTCATCTTGCGATGGAACAATTGCTGGATAATATCAAGGTATTGAACAATCAGTTGAAAGAGTATGCAGCTGAGCAATACAATACATTGGTAGAGTTGGAAAAGAATATCCAAAACGAATTCAATCTTTCCAATACGCTGGTGCAGACGGATCGCGAAGCCGGCGATAAGTTGATGTTGCTGGAAGGTTTTGTTCCGACGGAAGAGGCTCCGGCTATGGAGGTCGCCCTTGAAAAAGAAGGTTACTATTTCCAGGAGTTGGATATACAGGATGGGGATCGTGTTCCGATCAAGTTGAAAAATAATAAGTTCAATCGGTTGTACGAACCGATCACCAAGATGTTCTCCTTGCCGAATTACACCGAGTTCGACCCGACACCTCTTTTTGCTCCCTTCTTCATGCTCTTCTTCGGACTGTGCTTCGGAGACGGAGGATATGGTTTGTTAGTGTTATTGGCTTGCTCGTTCTTCAAGCGGAAAGTCAATCCGGACTTCAAACCTTATCTTACCTTGTTCCAGTATTTGGGCTTGGCGGCGATAATCGTCGGTACGTGTACGGGTTCTTTCTTTGGGATCGCATTGGCCGATGTTCCGGCATTATCGAAAGTGAAAGACTACTTTGTAAGCAGTGACAATTTGATGACCTTCTCAATCGTTATCGGTCTGGTTCAGATTATCTTCGGAAAGACGGTTGCCGCTTTTAAGATGAAAGCGCAAAAAGGTGTCAAATATAGTATTGCTCCTTTTGCCTGGGTTTTTGTTATTACGGCATTGGCACTGGCATTCGGGCTGCCGATGCTGAATTTGCAATTGCCCGAAACCGTCAAGACGGTCTTTATCGGTATTGCGGTTATCGGCTTGGTTGTAGCTTACCTGTATAATTCGCCGGGAAAGAATATCTTCCTGAATTTCGGTACAGGGCTTTGGAATACCTACAACATGGCTTCCGGATTGCTGGGTGACACCTTGTCGTATATCCGGTTGTTTGCAATCGGTTTGACAGGTGCGATTTTGGGGGGTGTATTCAACCAGTTGGCCGTAGATATGACGGAGGGCATGAACATCGTGCTGCGTGCGGTATGCATGTTGCTGATCCTGTTGGTCGGCCATGCTATCAACATCGGGCTTTGTACGATCAGTTCGCTTGTCCATCCTCTACGTCTTATCTTTGTCGAATATTATAAAAATGCCGAATTTGAAGGAGGAGGTAAAGAGTACCGGCCTTTTAAGAAAGCATAG
- a CDS encoding V-type ATP synthase subunit B, whose amino-acid sequence MATKAFQKIYTKITQITKATCSLKATGVGYDELASVDGKLAQVVKIIGDEVTLQVFSGTEGIRTNAEVVFMGKAPSLKVGDQLAGRFFNAYGDPIDGGPVPEGKDVEIGGPSVNPVRRQQPSELIATGIAGIDLNNTLVTGQKIPFFADPDQPFNQVMAMVALRAQSDKIILGGMGMTNDDYLFFKNTFSNAGALDRIVSFINTTEDPSVERILIPDMALCAAEYFAVQKNEKVLVLLTDMTNYADALAIVSNRMDQIPSKDSMPGSLYSDLAKIYEKAVQFPAGGSITIIAVTTLSGGDITHAVPDNTGYITEGQLYLRKDSDVGKVIVDPFRSLSRLKQLVTGKKTREDHPQVMNAAVRLYADAANAKTKMENGFDLTDYDNRTLAFAKDYSEKLLAIDVNLDTTEMLDVAWDLFGEYFEPAEVNIKQALVDKYWKK is encoded by the coding sequence ATGGCAACAAAAGCATTTCAAAAGATATATACAAAGATTACCCAGATTACAAAAGCTACCTGTTCGCTGAAAGCGACGGGAGTAGGGTATGACGAGTTGGCCTCTGTCGACGGCAAGCTGGCTCAGGTGGTAAAGATTATCGGCGATGAAGTGACCTTGCAGGTCTTTTCCGGTACGGAAGGTATCCGTACGAATGCCGAAGTCGTGTTCATGGGAAAAGCGCCTTCGTTGAAAGTCGGGGACCAGTTGGCCGGCCGTTTCTTCAACGCGTATGGTGATCCGATCGATGGCGGTCCTGTTCCCGAAGGCAAAGATGTTGAAATCGGCGGTCCGTCTGTGAATCCGGTTCGTCGTCAGCAACCTTCCGAACTGATCGCTACGGGTATTGCCGGTATCGACTTGAACAATACGTTGGTAACTGGACAGAAGATCCCGTTTTTTGCTGACCCCGACCAGCCGTTCAACCAGGTAATGGCAATGGTTGCCTTGCGTGCCCAGTCCGATAAGATTATCCTAGGCGGTATGGGGATGACGAATGACGACTATTTGTTCTTTAAGAATACGTTTAGCAATGCCGGTGCGCTGGATCGTATCGTCAGCTTTATCAATACGACGGAAGACCCCTCTGTAGAACGTATCCTGATCCCCGATATGGCCTTATGTGCGGCCGAATATTTTGCCGTGCAGAAGAACGAAAAAGTGTTGGTGTTGCTTACCGACATGACCAACTACGCGGATGCTTTGGCTATCGTGTCCAACCGTATGGACCAGATCCCGTCGAAGGACTCCATGCCGGGTTCCTTGTATTCCGATTTGGCTAAGATTTACGAAAAAGCAGTTCAGTTCCCTGCCGGTGGTTCGATCACGATTATTGCCGTGACGACTTTGTCCGGTGGTGATATCACGCATGCTGTGCCTGACAATACAGGTTACATCACCGAAGGGCAGTTGTACCTCCGTAAGGATAGCGATGTCGGCAAGGTAATCGTCGACCCGTTCCGAAGTCTGTCCCGTCTGAAACAATTGGTGACCGGGAAGAAGACACGCGAGGATCATCCGCAGGTGATGAATGCTGCCGTTCGCCTGTATGCCGATGCCGCCAATGCGAAGACGAAGATGGAGAACGGTTTCGACCTGACGGACTACGATAACCGTACGTTGGCTTTTGCAAAGGATTATTCCGAAAAGCTATTGGCTATCGATGTCAATCTCGATACGACCGAAATGCTCGATGTGGCATGGGACTTGTTCGGTGAGTATTTCGAACCTGCCGAAGTGAACATCAAACAGGCGTTGGTCGACAAATACTGGAAGAAATAA
- a CDS encoding HU family DNA-binding protein codes for MTTKRALIKELAQRMECTDVAAKKFLNSYIELITEKLSEGEGVSIHYFGKLVPHYQTERPGRNLRTGEECKIRARTSVKFKASEILIQKLNPGK; via the coding sequence ATGACTACAAAAAGAGCTCTAATCAAGGAATTGGCACAACGGATGGAATGTACGGACGTTGCCGCGAAGAAGTTTCTGAATTCATACATCGAACTAATAACCGAAAAACTTTCAGAAGGTGAAGGGGTGAGCATTCATTATTTTGGCAAACTGGTTCCCCATTACCAAACAGAGCGTCCGGGACGTAACCTTCGTACAGGTGAAGAATGTAAAATACGCGCCCGCACATCAGTAAAATTCAAAGCCAGTGAAATACTGATTCAAAAACTGAATCCTGGAAAATAA
- a CDS encoding V-type ATP synthase subunit D, with product MAIKFQYNKTSLQQLEKQLKMRERSLPTIKSKESALRIEVKRTKDEVTKLELQLEQEIQSYENMMALWNEFNPELIAVRDVSLSTKKIAGVVVPVLDEIEFEIGRYSLFNAPAWFTDGIELLKKLARTGIEAEFSGMKLELLEHARKKTTQKVNLFEKVQIPGYKDAIRKVKRFMEDEESLSKSSQKIMRANQEKRKAKEEKEEAEV from the coding sequence ATGGCAATAAAGTTTCAATATAATAAAACCTCTCTTCAGCAATTGGAAAAGCAACTGAAGATGCGTGAGCGTTCCCTGCCGACGATCAAAAGTAAGGAAAGCGCCCTGCGTATCGAAGTGAAGCGGACCAAAGATGAAGTGACGAAATTGGAACTTCAGCTTGAACAGGAGATACAGAGCTATGAAAACATGATGGCTTTGTGGAACGAGTTTAATCCCGAACTGATTGCGGTACGGGATGTTTCTCTTTCTACCAAAAAGATAGCCGGTGTAGTGGTCCCTGTGTTGGACGAGATCGAATTCGAGATCGGCCGTTACAGCCTGTTCAATGCCCCTGCTTGGTTTACCGACGGTATCGAACTGTTGAAGAAGTTGGCGCGTACCGGCATCGAAGCTGAGTTTTCGGGTATGAAGTTGGAGTTGTTGGAGCATGCGCGGAAGAAAACCACTCAGAAAGTGAATCTTTTTGAGAAGGTACAGATTCCGGGTTATAAAGATGCGATCCGCAAAGTGAAACGATTCATGGAAGACGAGGAAAGTCTCTCCAAGTCATCACAAAAGATCATGCGGGCTAATCAGGAAAAGCGTAAAGCGAAAGAAGAAAAAGAGGAGGCTGAAGTATGA
- a CDS encoding V-type ATP synthase subunit A, with protein sequence MATKGIVKGIVSNLVTVEVDGPVSQNEICYISVGGVKLMAEVIKVIGKNAFVQVFESTRGMRVGDEAEFEGHMLEVTLGPGMLSRNYDGLQNDLDKMEGVFLRRGEYTFPLDNDKLWDFKPLAKVGDKVTAGGWLGEVDENFQPHKIMVPFTFKGEYTVKSLKEAGQYTIGEVIAVLTDETGKDVEVTMIQRWPVKRAITCYKEKPRPYKLLETGVRTIDTVNPIVEGGTGFIPGPFGTGKTVLQHAISKQAEADIVIIAACGERANEVVEIFTEFPELIDPHTGRKLMERTIIIANTSNMPVAAREASVYTAMTIAEYYRSMGLKVLLMADSTSRWAQALREMSNRLEELPGPDAFPMDLSAIVANFYARAGYVHLNNGETGSVTFIGTVSPAGGNLKEPVTENTKKVARCFYALEQERADRKRYPAVNPIDSYSKYLEYPEFQEYIAGHISPTWIDKVNEIKTRMLRGKEISEQINILGDDGVPVEYHVIFWKSELIDFVILQQDAFDAIDAVTPLARQEFMLNKVVKICHAEFKFNTFLEVMEYFKKMINIFKQMNYSEYESEQFKKFNDQLDALIAEREDK encoded by the coding sequence ATGGCTACGAAAGGAATTGTAAAAGGGATCGTCTCCAACCTTGTTACCGTAGAGGTGGATGGACCGGTTTCCCAAAATGAGATCTGTTACATTTCCGTAGGAGGCGTGAAGCTGATGGCGGAAGTTATTAAGGTAATAGGCAAGAATGCTTTTGTACAGGTATTTGAGAGCACTCGCGGTATGCGGGTGGGTGACGAAGCCGAGTTTGAAGGACATATGTTGGAGGTAACGTTGGGACCGGGTATGTTGTCACGCAACTACGATGGTTTGCAGAACGACCTCGATAAGATGGAAGGCGTTTTCCTCAGGCGTGGAGAATATACGTTCCCGTTGGACAATGATAAGTTGTGGGATTTCAAACCTCTTGCCAAAGTGGGTGACAAGGTGACTGCTGGTGGCTGGTTGGGTGAAGTGGACGAAAATTTCCAGCCTCACAAGATCATGGTTCCTTTTACCTTCAAAGGAGAATATACGGTCAAGAGCCTGAAAGAAGCAGGACAATATACAATAGGAGAGGTGATAGCCGTCTTGACGGACGAAACCGGCAAAGATGTGGAGGTGACGATGATACAACGCTGGCCGGTAAAACGTGCCATCACCTGTTACAAAGAAAAACCACGTCCTTATAAGTTGCTCGAAACGGGTGTCCGTACGATCGATACGGTAAATCCGATCGTAGAAGGTGGTACAGGATTTATCCCCGGACCGTTCGGAACCGGAAAGACCGTGCTTCAGCACGCTATCTCCAAACAGGCTGAGGCAGATATCGTAATCATTGCCGCCTGCGGCGAGCGTGCGAACGAGGTAGTGGAAATCTTTACCGAGTTCCCGGAACTGATCGACCCGCATACGGGCCGTAAGTTGATGGAGCGTACCATCATTATCGCGAATACGTCAAACATGCCTGTGGCTGCCCGTGAAGCATCCGTATATACGGCTATGACGATCGCCGAGTATTACAGGAGCATGGGATTGAAGGTGCTTTTAATGGCTGACTCGACTTCCCGTTGGGCACAGGCTTTGCGCGAGATGTCCAACCGCTTGGAAGAACTTCCCGGACCGGACGCGTTTCCGATGGACTTGTCTGCAATCGTGGCTAACTTCTATGCACGTGCCGGCTATGTACATTTGAATAATGGTGAAACGGGTTCCGTAACTTTCATCGGTACGGTATCGCCTGCCGGTGGTAACCTGAAAGAGCCTGTGACGGAAAATACGAAGAAAGTGGCCCGTTGTTTCTATGCTTTGGAACAGGAGCGTGCCGACCGTAAACGTTATCCGGCCGTGAATCCGATCGACAGTTATTCCAAGTATCTGGAATATCCCGAATTCCAGGAATATATTGCGGGTCATATCTCTCCGACCTGGATCGACAAGGTGAACGAGATCAAGACTCGTATGTTGCGCGGTAAGGAAATTTCCGAACAGATCAATATCCTCGGTGACGACGGCGTACCTGTAGAATATCACGTGATTTTCTGGAAATCGGAACTGATCGACTTCGTGATCCTGCAACAGGATGCATTCGATGCGATCGACGCGGTAACCCCTCTTGCGCGTCAGGAGTTTATGCTGAACAAGGTTGTGAAGATTTGTCATGCCGAGTTCAAGTTCAACACTTTCCTCGAAGTAATGGAATACTTTAAGAAGATGATCAACATCTTTAAGCAGATGAACTATTCCGAATATGAGAGCGAACAGTTCAAGAAGTTTAACGACCAACTTGACGCACTGATTGCAGAGCGCGAAGATAAATAA